CTACAGCTGCTCCAACTGTCACCCCCACCCTTCCTACCAATCTACagcaccccctgtcctctccatAGGAATCTACTGTTGCCCCAGCTGCAGCAAGAGTTACCCCTACTGCCCCTGCCACCCCCATCAGAGCTCCGACAGAGGGACCTGGACCCACAACCGGCAGAACAGCCTCGATCACAGCGATAGCTGCCACACCTGAAGCCACGGCACCAGCACAGGCTTTAGCTGCTCCTCCcttctgaaaagacacaaaTAATGTCATTCCCACAGCGACCATCAGGAAATAAGAAGTTAAAACTCCAGTGAAAATGCCCTCCAGGACAGTAtttcctttgtttgtttgtgactGTAGGGTAATAACTGGCAGCTTCGCTAAGCTGAACACTTCGGTTAGAGTCAGCATGAGTGGCAGGTGGTTGATGATCGTCTGGATATTATAACTGCCTTTGTTCATAATTCCAAATATAGCAAATGGAATTAGCGCAACCCCGAGGACTAACTTTGTTTTAAACATAACACTCGTTAGAACTACAAAAAATACTACAACTGGTGTATTCAGTGGAGTCAGGAAACACACGATGGACGCAACCGTGATATCGCTGCAAAGTGCAATAAACGAAAAGATAAACGTCAGGAAAAATGatgaaactgctgaaataaaAAACCATACTGTGATACTAATGCTGAACGTAAAGTCTAGAAAGCCCCCGAACGCTCCACCTAAAAGGAATCCGGTTGCAGTGATACTGATCAGACATCCTGATCCAGCCAGAGCAAGAGCCGTCCCCATCGCTGTGTCGCCGTGTTTTCTAATGACCAGATCAAACACCGACAGGCCGACAAAGATTCCCACTGCAAATGACAAGGTGGCAGTGAAAAGGCCGAACACTTCAGAAAGTACTGATATGTACGTGTTAAACATCGGGTCGCTGCCGGTCCTCCGTGGTAATTTTTGGGAAGCCAAATAAATGTCCACATTGTAGTGGTCTAATCTGTGAATCGGCAGTCCGCTGTCAGCCAGAAGCTCCAGAGATCGAAGCAGAGTGACAGCTGTTCTCCCCAGCAGCAGACCTCCCCCGGATCCCCACAGCAGGCCCACGCAGAAGACGGCCAAAGCTGATGCCGGTCCTGGTGAGAAACCAGAGTTATCAAGAGTAGGAGTTCATATCAGCGGTGGAAGACGGTCCATCCTTTCAGCGCTACAGACCCACCAGAGGAGGAGCGCCGGGCAGGCTGCAGCCGTCtgtaaaacaatttaaaaaaagaaaaaaaaatcgtaaaGTAA
The DNA window shown above is from Salarias fasciatus chromosome 20, fSalaFa1.1, whole genome shotgun sequence and carries:
- the LOC115408261 gene encoding uncharacterized protein LOC115408261, with the translated sequence MHDSVTDPTEGNSRTTRRLQPARRSSSGPASALAVFCVGLLWGSGGGLLLGRTAVTLLRSLELLADSGLPIHRLDHYNVDIYLASQKLPRRTGSDPMFNTYISVLSEVFGLFTATLSFAVGIFVGLSVFDLVIRKHGDTAMGTALALAGSGCLISITATGFLLGGAFGGFLDFTFSISITVWFFISAVSSFFLTFIFSFIALCSDITVASIVCFLTPLNTPVVVFFVVLTSVMFKTKLVLGVALIPFAIFGIMNKGSYNIQTIINHLPLMLTLTEVFSLAKLPVITLQSQTNKGNTVLEGIFTGVLTSYFLMVAVGMTLFVSFQKGGAAKACAGAVASGVAAIAVIEAVLPVVGPGPSVGALMGVAGAVGVTLAAAGATVDSYGEDRGCCRLVGRVGVTVGAAVGAFLTSCTNSGLSAIFMALCAASIPTGLHLTSLLSIFHWHQKCWKRSLCFIIVIAILSLIWVYLTCTQFGAIVLAVLTIIILMSIILHNCLNWFSEYFKST